The following proteins are co-located in the Streptomyces sp. DT2A-34 genome:
- a CDS encoding polysaccharide lyase family 1 protein, with protein MRRAAAVLLAWACLLGGAPGAATAASAAEQRGPVGWAVTGPGTTGGAGGTTWTVRTRAELKEALANHGDPTAPKVIRIVGAINGHEAADGSLLGEQDYAPGYDLAKYMSCFGEDGATWSDTRYDYCRQQRQLRQTGSGKEKAQIQLTVPSNTTLVGIGDDARLLGVFLTVNTGTNIVVRNLRLEAPVDHFTSWSPDDATQGNWNARFDAMTVVTGKHIWIDHCTFTDGRFPDRDAPLGFHGEHVQRHDGLLDIEDGSDFVTVSDSRFDDHDKALLIGSGDGRGDRDRGHLKVTFVRNLFTDIVQRGPRVRFGQVHVVNNVYRGSAEDTLYALGVGVESAIFSERNVFSHPGGEPSLAVAAYGGEHFHDTGSWFNGRPARLNAVAGGLGLTDDVGWHPADAYPYRPLMSRAAVEHYVLTHAGAGRPHA; from the coding sequence GTGCGTAGGGCCGCCGCCGTTCTGCTCGCCTGGGCGTGCCTGCTCGGGGGAGCACCCGGGGCCGCCACCGCCGCCTCCGCCGCCGAGCAGCGCGGCCCCGTCGGCTGGGCCGTCACCGGCCCCGGCACCACCGGCGGGGCGGGCGGCACCACCTGGACGGTGCGCACCCGCGCCGAGCTCAAGGAGGCCCTCGCCAACCACGGCGACCCCACCGCGCCCAAGGTGATCCGGATCGTCGGCGCCATCAACGGGCATGAGGCGGCCGACGGTTCACTGCTCGGCGAGCAGGACTACGCGCCCGGGTACGACCTCGCCAAGTACATGTCCTGCTTCGGCGAGGACGGCGCCACCTGGTCCGACACCCGCTACGACTACTGCAGGCAGCAGCGTCAGCTCCGCCAGACCGGGTCGGGCAAGGAGAAGGCGCAGATCCAGCTGACCGTGCCGAGCAACACCACGCTCGTCGGCATCGGCGACGACGCCCGGCTCCTCGGGGTCTTCCTGACCGTCAACACCGGCACGAACATCGTCGTCCGGAACCTGCGTCTCGAAGCCCCCGTCGACCACTTCACCAGCTGGTCACCGGACGACGCCACCCAGGGCAACTGGAACGCCCGCTTCGACGCGATGACCGTCGTCACCGGCAAGCACATCTGGATCGACCACTGCACCTTCACCGACGGCCGCTTCCCCGACCGCGACGCCCCCCTCGGCTTCCACGGCGAGCACGTCCAGCGGCACGACGGGCTGCTGGACATCGAGGACGGCTCCGACTTCGTCACCGTCTCCGACAGCCGTTTCGACGACCACGACAAGGCGCTCCTCATCGGGTCGGGCGACGGACGCGGCGACCGCGACCGCGGGCACCTGAAGGTGACGTTCGTCCGGAACCTGTTCACCGACATCGTGCAGCGCGGGCCCCGCGTCCGCTTCGGGCAGGTGCACGTCGTCAACAACGTGTACCGGGGGAGCGCCGAGGACACCCTCTACGCGCTCGGAGTCGGGGTGGAGTCCGCGATCTTCTCGGAGCGCAATGTCTTCAGCCACCCGGGAGGCGAGCCGTCCCTCGCCGTCGCCGCCTACGGAGGCGAGCACTTCCACGACACCGGCTCCTGGTTCAACGGCCGCCCGGCCCGGCTGAACGCGGTGGCCGGCGGTCTCGGGCTCACCGACGACGTCGGCTGGCACCCGGCCGACGCGTACCCGTACCGGCCCCTCATGTCCCGGGCGGCGGTCGAGCACTACGTCCTGACCCACGCCGGCGCGGGGAGGCCGCATGCCTGA
- a CDS encoding dienelactone hydrolase family protein gives MPDAMGRRTFVTGAAAVALAAGSGSAEAADLVGGNLPDFHQALKDELNFPLAWGTSPIRDFRAWRRAARAKVEEHLLVDGQDGTPYAPEFTAGPQGDGCTRELVTLSLSRHERVRAALLTPRGPGPFPAVLLLHDHGAKFDIGKEKLVRPWYDDTRLASAQAWADRYFSGRFVGDELARRGYVVLCADALGWGDRGPLTYDQQQALASNFYNLGSSLAGLMAREDARAAGFLAGLDRVDARRVAAVGFSMGAYRAWQTAALSDHIAATAAVCWMTGLKEMMVPGNNTLRGQSSYYMLHPGLARFLDFPDVAGIAAPRPMLFFSGALDTLFPADGVRVAHDKLRAVWRSRHAEERLHLKTWPDLGHVFVDRMQDEVFAWLDRVL, from the coding sequence ATGCCTGACGCGATGGGACGCCGGACGTTCGTGACGGGAGCCGCCGCCGTGGCCCTCGCGGCGGGATCCGGGAGCGCCGAGGCGGCCGACCTCGTCGGCGGCAACCTTCCCGACTTCCACCAGGCTCTCAAGGACGAGCTGAACTTCCCGCTCGCCTGGGGCACTTCACCGATCCGCGACTTCCGGGCCTGGCGGCGCGCCGCCCGCGCCAAGGTCGAGGAGCACCTCCTCGTCGACGGCCAGGACGGGACGCCGTACGCACCGGAGTTCACCGCGGGACCTCAAGGCGACGGCTGCACAAGGGAGTTGGTCACCCTCTCCCTCAGCCGCCACGAACGGGTGCGCGCCGCCCTCCTCACCCCGCGGGGACCCGGCCCTTTCCCCGCCGTCCTGCTGCTCCACGACCACGGGGCCAAGTTCGACATCGGCAAGGAGAAGCTCGTCCGGCCCTGGTACGACGACACCCGGCTCGCCTCCGCGCAGGCCTGGGCGGACCGGTACTTCAGCGGGCGGTTCGTCGGCGACGAGCTGGCCCGGCGCGGCTATGTCGTCCTGTGCGCGGACGCCCTCGGCTGGGGCGACCGGGGCCCGCTCACCTACGACCAGCAGCAGGCGCTGGCCTCCAACTTCTACAACCTCGGCTCCTCGCTCGCCGGACTCATGGCCCGCGAGGACGCCCGTGCCGCCGGATTCCTGGCCGGCCTCGACCGGGTGGACGCACGCCGGGTCGCCGCCGTCGGGTTCTCCATGGGCGCCTACCGCGCCTGGCAAACCGCCGCGCTCAGCGACCACATCGCCGCCACCGCCGCCGTCTGCTGGATGACCGGCCTGAAGGAAATGATGGTGCCCGGCAACAACACGCTGCGCGGGCAGTCGTCGTACTACATGCTCCACCCCGGGCTTGCCCGGTTCCTCGACTTCCCCGACGTGGCGGGCATCGCCGCACCCAGGCCGATGCTCTTCTTCAGCGGCGCCCTGGACACCCTCTTCCCCGCCGACGGCGTCCGGGTGGCCCACGACAAGCTGCGCGCCGTCTGGCGTTCGCGCCACGCCGAGGAGCGGTTGCACCTCAAGACCTGGCCCGAC